From Numida meleagris isolate 19003 breed g44 Domestic line chromosome 4, NumMel1.0, whole genome shotgun sequence, the proteins below share one genomic window:
- the PPP1R3B gene encoding protein phosphatase 1 regulatory subunit 3B yields MAVDVAMQLYLCSSPLQRERCAFKIAPKPNKPLRPCIQLNSKALLTGPEEAENSFTHNKVKKKVSFADSRGFALTMVKVFSEFDDPLDIPFNITELIDNIVSLTTVERDSFVLDFVQPSADYLDFRNRLQTDCVCLENCMLKERSVVGTVKVKNLAFEKSVRIRMTFDTWKNFVDYPCQYVKDTYGGSDRDTFSFDISLPDGIQSHERVEFAISFECNGKVYWDSNRGTNYRIIRSELKSAQEALHPPCSPDFSSAFDQFGSPRCAYGLFAEWPSYSGYEKLGPYY; encoded by the coding sequence ATGGCCGTGGATGTAGCAATGCAGCTGTACCTGTGCTCCTCACCCTTGCAAAGAGAGAGGTGTGCCTTCAAAATTGCCCCAAAGCCAAACAAGCCATTGCGGCCGTGCATCCAGCTGAACAGCAAGGCACTACTGACTGGAccagaagaggcagaaaactCCTTCACGCACAACAAGGTGAAGAAGAAGGTGTCATTTGCGGATAGCAGAGGCTTTGCTCTGACAATGGTGAAGGTGTTCTCAGAGTTTGATGATCCTCTAGATATTCCGTTCAACATCACTGAGCTGATCGACAACATTGTGAGTCTGACAACAGTAGAGAGGGACAGCTTTGTCCTGGACTTCGTTCAGCCCTCTGCAGACTACCTGGACTTCAGAAACCGTCTTCAGACAGACTGCGTGTGCCTTGAAAACTGTATGTTAAAGGAGCGGTCTGTTGTGGGCACAGTGAAAGTGAAGAATCTGGCTTTTGAAAAGTCTGTGAGGATCAGGATGACGTTTGACACCTGGAAAAACTTTGTAGATTACCCGTGCCAATATGTCAAGGATACGTACGGAGGATCAGATCGGGACACGTTTTCTTTTGACATCAGCTTGCCCGATGGAATTCAGTCCCACGAAAGAGTTGAGTTTGCCATCTCCTTTGAGTGTAATGGCAAGGTGTACTGGGACAGCAACAGGGGCacaaattacagaatcatacGCTCAGAACTGAAGTCTGCCCAGGAAGCCCTCCACCCCCCGTGCAGCCCTGACTTCAGCAGTGCCTTTGACCAGTTTGGGAGTCCTCGGTGTGCCTATGGCCTGTTTGCTGAGTGGCCAAGCTATTCGGGATATGAAAAGCTGGGGCCCTACTATTGA
- the ERI1 gene encoding 3'-5' exoribonuclease 1 isoform X2, producing the protein MLRSFCAAYTPGCAGKSGKLHCRVSDQETNGKNTASNPNDFSDPVYKEIAMTNGYINRMTRDELRSKLAEFKLDTRGVKDVLKKRLKNYYKKQKLMQKEPVNGDSYYDYICVVDFEATCEEGNPPEFIHEIIEFPVVLLNTHTLEIEDTFQQYVKPEINPKLSEFCVGLTGITQDIVDKADTFPQVLQNVVDWMRQRELGTKYSYCMLTDGSWDMSKFLNIQCRVSRIKHPSFAKKWINIRKSYGNFYKVPRNQTKLMIMLEKLGMSYDGRPHSGLDDSKNIARIAIRMLQDGCQLRVNEKMHAGQLMTVSSSAPLEGAPAPQMPRYRN; encoded by the exons ATGCTCCGCTCGTTTTGTGCAGCGTACACGCCCGGCTGCGCGGGGAAATCG ggTAAACTGCACTGCAGGGTCAGTGATCAAGAAACGAATGGGAAAAACACagcttccaacccaaatgacTTCAGCGATCCCGTTTACAAAGAAATTGCTATGACCAATGGCTACATCAACAGAATGACCAGAGATGAGCTTAGAAGTAAACTTGCAGAGTTCAAACTTGACACCAG AGGAGTGAAGGATGTGCTGAAGAAGAGACTGAAGAACTATTACAAGAAACAGAAGTTGATGCAGAAGGAACCTGTTAATGGAGACAGCTACTATGACTACATCTGTGTTGTTGACTTTGAAGCAACATGTGAAGAAGGGAACCCACCTGAATTTATACATGAAATAATTGAGTTTCCTGTTGTCTTATTAAACACACATACCCTGGAAATA GAGGATACATTCCAGCAGTATGTGAAGCCAGAGATCAATCCCAAGCTTTCAGAATTTTGTGTTGGTCTGACAGGGATCACTCAG gACATTGTTGATAAAGCTGATACGTTTCCTCAAGTTCTGCAGAATGTTGTAGACTGGATGAGGCAGCGAGAACTGGGAACGAAGTATAGCTATTGCATGTTGACAGATGG GTCTTGGGATATGAGTAAATTTTTGAATATCCAGTGCCGTGTCAGCCGTATCAAACACCCTTCATTTGCCAAAAAGTGGATCAATATTCGCAAATCATATGGCAACTTCTATAAG GTTCCCAGGAACCAGACCAAGCTGATGATCATGCTTGAAAAGCTGGGGATGAGCTATGATGGGAGACCTCACAGTGGACTCGATGACTCTAAAAACATTGCAAGGATCGCTATAAGGATGCTGCAGGATGGCTGTCAGCTGCGGGTGAATGAGAAAATGCATGCAGGACAGCTTATGACAGTCTCCTCCTCCGCTCCCTTAGAGGGAGCCCCAGCTCCACAGATGCCCCGCTACAGAAACTAA
- the ERI1 gene encoding 3'-5' exoribonuclease 1 isoform X3, translating to MEEQKENCPQAARPPGKLHCRVSDQETNGKNTASNPNDFSDPVYKEIAMTNGYINRMTRDELRSKLAEFKLDTRGVKDVLKKRLKNYYKKQKLMQKEPVNGDSYYDYICVVDFEATCEEGNPPEFIHEIIEFPVVLLNTHTLEIEDTFQQYVKPEINPKLSEFCVGLTGITQDIVDKADTFPQVLQNVVDWMRQRELGTKYSYCMLTDGSWDMSKFLNIQCRVSRIKHPSFAKKWINIRKSYGNFYKVPRNQTKLMIMLEKLGMSYDGRPHSGLDDSKNIARIAIRMLQDGCQLRVNEKMHAGQLMTVSSSAPLEGAPAPQMPRYRN from the exons atggaggagcagaaggagaaCTGCCCGCAGGCCGCCCGCCCGCCG ggTAAACTGCACTGCAGGGTCAGTGATCAAGAAACGAATGGGAAAAACACagcttccaacccaaatgacTTCAGCGATCCCGTTTACAAAGAAATTGCTATGACCAATGGCTACATCAACAGAATGACCAGAGATGAGCTTAGAAGTAAACTTGCAGAGTTCAAACTTGACACCAG AGGAGTGAAGGATGTGCTGAAGAAGAGACTGAAGAACTATTACAAGAAACAGAAGTTGATGCAGAAGGAACCTGTTAATGGAGACAGCTACTATGACTACATCTGTGTTGTTGACTTTGAAGCAACATGTGAAGAAGGGAACCCACCTGAATTTATACATGAAATAATTGAGTTTCCTGTTGTCTTATTAAACACACATACCCTGGAAATA GAGGATACATTCCAGCAGTATGTGAAGCCAGAGATCAATCCCAAGCTTTCAGAATTTTGTGTTGGTCTGACAGGGATCACTCAG gACATTGTTGATAAAGCTGATACGTTTCCTCAAGTTCTGCAGAATGTTGTAGACTGGATGAGGCAGCGAGAACTGGGAACGAAGTATAGCTATTGCATGTTGACAGATGG GTCTTGGGATATGAGTAAATTTTTGAATATCCAGTGCCGTGTCAGCCGTATCAAACACCCTTCATTTGCCAAAAAGTGGATCAATATTCGCAAATCATATGGCAACTTCTATAAG GTTCCCAGGAACCAGACCAAGCTGATGATCATGCTTGAAAAGCTGGGGATGAGCTATGATGGGAGACCTCACAGTGGACTCGATGACTCTAAAAACATTGCAAGGATCGCTATAAGGATGCTGCAGGATGGCTGTCAGCTGCGGGTGAATGAGAAAATGCATGCAGGACAGCTTATGACAGTCTCCTCCTCCGCTCCCTTAGAGGGAGCCCCAGCTCCACAGATGCCCCGCTACAGAAACTAA
- the ERI1 gene encoding 3'-5' exoribonuclease 1 isoform X1 — translation MEEQKENCPQAARPPGKLHCRVSDQETNGKNTASNPNDFSDPVYKEIAMTNGYINRMTRDELRSKLAEFKLDTRGVKDVLKKRLKNYYKKQKLMQKEPVNGDSYYDYICVVDFEATCEEGNPPEFIHEIIEFPVVLLNTHTLEIEDTFQQYVKPEINPKLSEFCVGLTGITQDIVDKADTFPQVLQNVVDWMRQRELGTKYSYCMLTDGSWDMSKFLNIQCRVSRIKHPSFAKKWINIRKSYGNFYKVTFSAGNTLEHRTVLLVPWDLNQTNPFLSLCSSESATLTKPMKVPRNQTKLMIMLEKLGMSYDGRPHSGLDDSKNIARIAIRMLQDGCQLRVNEKMHAGQLMTVSSSAPLEGAPAPQMPRYRN, via the exons atggaggagcagaaggagaaCTGCCCGCAGGCCGCCCGCCCGCCG ggTAAACTGCACTGCAGGGTCAGTGATCAAGAAACGAATGGGAAAAACACagcttccaacccaaatgacTTCAGCGATCCCGTTTACAAAGAAATTGCTATGACCAATGGCTACATCAACAGAATGACCAGAGATGAGCTTAGAAGTAAACTTGCAGAGTTCAAACTTGACACCAG AGGAGTGAAGGATGTGCTGAAGAAGAGACTGAAGAACTATTACAAGAAACAGAAGTTGATGCAGAAGGAACCTGTTAATGGAGACAGCTACTATGACTACATCTGTGTTGTTGACTTTGAAGCAACATGTGAAGAAGGGAACCCACCTGAATTTATACATGAAATAATTGAGTTTCCTGTTGTCTTATTAAACACACATACCCTGGAAATA GAGGATACATTCCAGCAGTATGTGAAGCCAGAGATCAATCCCAAGCTTTCAGAATTTTGTGTTGGTCTGACAGGGATCACTCAG gACATTGTTGATAAAGCTGATACGTTTCCTCAAGTTCTGCAGAATGTTGTAGACTGGATGAGGCAGCGAGAACTGGGAACGAAGTATAGCTATTGCATGTTGACAGATGG GTCTTGGGATATGAGTAAATTTTTGAATATCCAGTGCCGTGTCAGCCGTATCAAACACCCTTCATTTGCCAAAAAGTGGATCAATATTCGCAAATCATATGGCAACTTCTATAAG GTGACCTTTTCTGCTGGAAACACATTAGAGCACAGAACTGTGCTGTTGGTCCCATGGGAtttaaaccaaacaaaccctttcctttctctatgTAGCAGTGAGAGTGCTACTTTAACAAAGCCAATGAAG GTTCCCAGGAACCAGACCAAGCTGATGATCATGCTTGAAAAGCTGGGGATGAGCTATGATGGGAGACCTCACAGTGGACTCGATGACTCTAAAAACATTGCAAGGATCGCTATAAGGATGCTGCAGGATGGCTGTCAGCTGCGGGTGAATGAGAAAATGCATGCAGGACAGCTTATGACAGTCTCCTCCTCCGCTCCCTTAGAGGGAGCCCCAGCTCCACAGATGCCCCGCTACAGAAACTAA